In bacterium, a single window of DNA contains:
- a CDS encoding DMT family transporter has product MKQSKAEGLLVITTAVWGSTFIIIKLLVGSEANSPFGLLSFRFIIATLLSFAIFRPRNMPSKHDLVGGIIIGLAAFGGYFFQTLGLVHTTPAKSGFITSLFILFVPMVSKLWERKHIPLAVWIALIPAAFGLWAISGVGQSISSINFGDKITLLSAFSYTFQIVGIQVYSEHGDWKWLTVLQFAVIAVLSTVGTLFQSNYGISWEPLNIIGLIYLGAIASSGALGLQMFAQRFTTTPRASLIYIAEPIFAAGFAWAFAGFGMSGWELIGAGSIILSMLIGHMKWKKRLALG; this is encoded by the coding sequence ATGAAGCAAAGCAAAGCAGAGGGATTACTCGTTATTACCACCGCAGTTTGGGGTTCGACTTTTATTATTATCAAATTGTTGGTGGGAAGTGAAGCTAATTCGCCATTCGGGCTGCTCTCTTTCCGGTTCATAATAGCTACTCTGCTGTCTTTCGCCATTTTTCGGCCCAGGAATATGCCCTCGAAACATGATCTTGTCGGAGGCATAATAATTGGTCTAGCTGCCTTTGGGGGCTATTTTTTCCAGACTTTAGGACTTGTTCACACAACCCCCGCTAAAAGCGGTTTTATTACGTCGCTGTTTATCCTTTTTGTGCCGATGGTATCTAAACTCTGGGAAAGAAAGCATATTCCACTGGCTGTTTGGATAGCCTTAATTCCGGCTGCGTTCGGTTTATGGGCAATATCGGGTGTGGGCCAAAGCATATCTTCAATCAATTTTGGAGATAAAATTACTCTTCTTTCAGCATTCAGTTACACATTCCAAATCGTGGGAATTCAGGTTTATTCAGAGCACGGGGATTGGAAATGGCTTACTGTGCTTCAGTTTGCGGTTATAGCTGTTCTTTCGACTGTAGGGACGCTTTTTCAGTCCAATTATGGTATATCTTGGGAGCCACTCAATATAATTGGATTAATATACCTCGGAGCAATAGCGTCCTCCGGCGCTCTCGGTCTTCAGATGTTTGCACAAAGATTTACTACCACTCCTCGCGCTTCACTTATCTATATAGCCGAACCGATATTTGCTGCAGGATTTGCTTGGGCTTTTGCAGGTTTTGGAATGAGTGGATGGGAATTAATTGGCGCCGGTTCAATAATCTTATCCATGCTAATTGGCCACATGAAATGGAAAAAGCGGTTAGCTTTAGGCTGA
- a CDS encoding cache domain-containing protein, translating to MKQVYRFILLIICLALFNISCCDNRAETQILETGISELKCSKNVAIAAVKIASSGLGALLTNIEDETEKIEIIRAFIAPVRFYDDKSGYFYVYDTTCVNIAHATQLDLVGKDLKDYKDSKGKYVIRELAAMAQTGGGFVKYYWNNPNTSTEDPKIGYVEMIPGTPYFIGDGVYIPK from the coding sequence ATGAAGCAAGTCTATCGATTTATTTTACTAATCATTTGTTTGGCCTTATTTAATATATCTTGTTGCGATAATAGGGCTGAGACACAAATATTAGAAACGGGCATTTCTGAACTTAAATGCAGTAAAAATGTAGCTATTGCTGCTGTGAAAATTGCCTCTTCTGGTCTCGGTGCCCTGCTTACAAATATCGAGGATGAAACCGAGAAAATTGAGATCATTCGCGCGTTTATCGCTCCTGTTCGTTTTTACGATGACAAATCAGGCTATTTCTATGTTTATGATACTACATGCGTTAATATCGCACATGCCACACAGCTCGATCTCGTCGGAAAAGATCTCAAAGACTACAAGGATTCCAAAGGCAAATATGTCATAAGAGAACTTGCCGCTATGGCACAAACTGGAGGAGGTTTTGTGAAATATTACTGGAACAATCCAAACACCTCTACCGAGGATCCTAAAATAGGCTATGTCGAGATGATACCCGGCACTCCCTATTTTATCGGTGATGGAGTTTATATTCCGAAGTGA
- a CDS encoding inositol monophosphatase has protein sequence MNRDILDRLDFAKETAIKAGEILAKNFGGRHKGTMKSSREVVTETDLESERYILNAIENRYGEPVLSEESNPNTDTKGPLWIVDPLDGTNNFAAGIPFFAVIISFAIDSSTKLGVIYEPLRKELFWSDGILSYLGESRINISNTEKLGDCIAATGFPYLRGLGTNSNLENFVRITMAVRGIRRIGSAGLDLAYTAAGRFDIYWELGLKPWDISAGELIVRCAGGKTGRFDGSPWSLGMQAILASNPQIFNYVSNILSCE, from the coding sequence ATGAACCGAGATATTCTGGATAGACTCGATTTTGCGAAGGAGACTGCTATAAAGGCTGGAGAGATTCTCGCCAAAAACTTCGGCGGAAGACATAAAGGGACAATGAAATCCTCCCGCGAAGTGGTCACTGAAACGGACCTTGAATCGGAAAGATACATATTAAATGCTATCGAAAATCGTTATGGCGAACCAGTCCTCAGCGAAGAATCCAATCCAAATACTGACACAAAAGGCCCACTTTGGATAGTAGATCCTCTGGATGGAACAAACAACTTCGCAGCCGGTATCCCTTTCTTCGCAGTAATAATTTCGTTCGCTATCGACAGCTCGACAAAATTGGGGGTTATATATGAACCACTGAGAAAGGAGCTTTTTTGGTCTGACGGCATTCTTTCGTATCTTGGTGAATCTCGAATAAATATAAGCAACACTGAAAAGCTAGGTGATTGCATAGCCGCTACCGGTTTCCCTTATTTGCGCGGCTTGGGGACTAATTCGAACCTAGAAAATTTTGTTCGGATAACTATGGCGGTGCGTGGAATACGTCGTATTGGAAGCGCCGGTCTGGATTTGGCATACACTGCCGCCGGAAGATTCGATATTTACTGGGAATTGGGCCTCAAGCCGTGGGATATAAGCGCCGGGGAACTTATTGTTCGTTGTGCAGGTGGAAAAACCGGTCGCTTCGACGGTTCGCCATGGTCATTGGGAATGCAAGCAATACTCGCATCAAATCCGCAAATCTTTAATTATGTTTCAAATATACTTTCTTGTGAATAA
- the lpxK gene encoding tetraacyldisaccharide 4'-kinase — MRCFFAPIACLFAFFSYLRWLLYRVGIKRHKSLDAPVISVGNLAMGGTGKTPFTIWLADKLQSLGYSPVILTRGYGRTHKERMILIGDTTTARIAGDEPALIAQKLPDTPIVVHPNRFESAREIGNEKGRIFILDDGFQHIQLARDVDILLLPSEDPFSGEHFFPWGNLRDGLWRLKEASAIILMGETEKIPPELASLSCSVQTFSGKKIFAGIRTLVGKNVSPNILKNQNILLFAGLGAPSSFYSTIVETGANIRGTYWFKDHHIYTAKDISAIEHRAEEYDADLLVTTEKDAIRLTGMSSRLEIYVVDIELTITREADLIDLITSKLNIKKG; from the coding sequence ATGAGATGTTTTTTTGCTCCCATAGCATGCCTTTTCGCCTTCTTTAGCTATTTGAGATGGTTGCTATATCGTGTGGGGATTAAGCGGCATAAATCTCTCGATGCTCCTGTGATCTCTGTTGGGAATCTGGCCATGGGGGGCACTGGTAAAACACCATTTACTATCTGGCTTGCCGACAAACTTCAATCCCTCGGCTATTCACCGGTGATCTTGACTCGTGGATATGGAAGGACTCATAAAGAGAGAATGATCCTTATTGGCGATACTACAACAGCTCGTATTGCAGGTGATGAACCAGCATTAATAGCGCAAAAACTTCCAGATACACCTATTGTTGTCCACCCAAATAGGTTTGAATCCGCAAGGGAAATCGGTAACGAAAAAGGCAGGATTTTCATTCTTGATGATGGCTTCCAGCATATACAACTCGCTCGCGATGTAGATATTTTGCTTTTGCCCTCCGAAGACCCTTTCTCGGGTGAGCATTTCTTTCCATGGGGAAACCTTCGGGACGGTCTATGGCGATTGAAAGAGGCCTCCGCTATTATCCTTATGGGTGAAACCGAAAAAATTCCACCGGAATTAGCATCTTTATCATGCTCCGTTCAAACATTTTCTGGGAAAAAAATATTCGCGGGCATTAGAACCTTAGTTGGCAAAAATGTATCGCCTAACATCCTAAAAAACCAAAACATCCTTCTGTTTGCTGGTTTAGGAGCACCCTCGAGCTTTTATTCAACAATCGTTGAAACCGGAGCAAATATACGGGGAACCTATTGGTTCAAAGACCATCATATATATACGGCTAAAGATATCTCGGCCATCGAGCATCGCGCGGAGGAATACGATGCTGATTTATTGGTGACCACAGAAAAGGATGCTATACGCTTAACCGGCATGTCTTCAAGATTGGAGATATATGTCGTTGATATAGAATTGACAATTACCAGAGAAGCGGATTTAATCGATCTTATTACGAGTAAATTGAATATTAAAAAAGGATAA
- the nadA gene encoding quinolinate synthase NadA — protein sequence MLLKDYCKLSNDELEDIIAIEKKAHDTVILAHNYVRDEVQRVADFLGDSLELSRRAARVSEKTIVFCGVYFMAETAKILSPEKRVLIPDATAGCPLAASATMGDVLKLREQYPKHAFVAYVNTSAEVKAAVDLCCTSANALDIVKSLGDRPVVFLPDMNLGAYIKRQLAKENMVLWSGGCYVHQFITLEDMIRARKDYPRWTIIVHPECTPAVTETADVVASTGGMLHWVADHDNPVLLGTEIGMVERIKREMPEKKVEPLKNSAVCYNMKQLSLPKLARSVKEGIYEVTIESEILHSAFDSISKMISIG from the coding sequence GTGTTGCTAAAGGATTACTGCAAACTCAGCAATGATGAATTAGAAGACATCATAGCCATCGAAAAAAAGGCGCATGATACTGTTATTCTGGCCCATAACTACGTTCGTGATGAGGTTCAGCGAGTTGCTGATTTCCTTGGCGACAGTCTCGAGCTATCTAGAAGAGCCGCTCGAGTTTCTGAAAAAACGATAGTTTTTTGCGGAGTATATTTTATGGCCGAGACTGCCAAGATTCTCTCGCCTGAAAAGCGTGTTCTTATTCCGGATGCTACCGCCGGCTGTCCGCTCGCCGCCAGTGCCACAATGGGGGATGTTCTCAAGCTTCGAGAGCAATATCCTAAACACGCGTTCGTGGCCTATGTTAACACATCCGCTGAAGTAAAAGCTGCTGTCGATTTATGTTGCACCAGCGCTAACGCCCTCGATATTGTTAAATCGCTAGGAGATAGGCCAGTCGTGTTCCTCCCAGACATGAATCTCGGCGCCTATATAAAACGACAACTCGCCAAAGAAAACATGGTTCTTTGGAGCGGCGGATGTTATGTTCATCAATTCATCACCCTTGAGGATATGATCAGGGCACGCAAAGATTATCCCCGCTGGACAATCATCGTTCATCCAGAATGCACACCTGCGGTTACCGAGACCGCCGATGTCGTTGCATCGACCGGCGGGATGCTCCATTGGGTTGCTGACCATGACAATCCTGTTCTTCTCGGGACTGAAATAGGTATGGTAGAAAGAATTAAACGCGAAATGCCGGAGAAAAAGGTCGAGCCTTTGAAAAACTCCGCCGTGTGTTATAATATGAAGCAATTATCTTTGCCTAAACTTGCCCGATCTGTCAAAGAAGGGATTTACGAAGTGACAATCGAATCTGAAATATTGCATTCGGCCTTCGATTCTATAAGCAAAATGATATCCATAGGATAA
- a CDS encoding lysophospholipid acyltransferase family protein: MNKRSFKQRVILLLAGTIVPFAIYLLALTWRVTYKGKKYENDVGNPLIWAFWHSRLLPLLFYYRNMDIVVLVSQSFDGEVITKAMNCFGFRTVRGSSTRGGMRGFIGMIDKLKSGCRVAFTPDGPLGPRERVKLGVSAASIKSGAPIIAAEISASRSWFLKSWDRFMIPKPFAKIYITLSEPIYPKNFDNQELTEILQQRLDDISSKQPEAI, encoded by the coding sequence GTGAATAAAAGGTCTTTCAAACAGAGGGTCATATTGCTTTTAGCTGGAACAATCGTTCCGTTTGCAATTTATTTGCTTGCTTTAACCTGGCGGGTCACATATAAAGGTAAGAAATATGAAAACGACGTTGGAAACCCATTAATATGGGCATTTTGGCACTCTAGGTTGCTACCACTTTTGTTTTATTACAGAAATATGGATATTGTCGTGTTAGTTTCACAGAGTTTTGATGGAGAGGTTATTACAAAAGCTATGAACTGCTTCGGTTTTAGAACTGTCAGAGGAAGCTCCACTCGAGGAGGAATGAGGGGTTTTATTGGCATGATAGACAAGCTTAAATCGGGTTGCCGTGTAGCATTCACCCCCGATGGTCCGCTTGGTCCGCGTGAAAGAGTGAAACTGGGTGTTTCAGCAGCATCGATAAAATCCGGTGCACCGATTATTGCTGCTGAAATCAGCGCTAGCAGAAGTTGGTTTCTCAAATCATGGGATAGATTCATGATTCCCAAACCATTTGCAAAGATATATATAACCCTCTCTGAACCGATATATCCCAAGAACTTTGATAATCAAGAACTGACTGAGATACTTCAACAAAGGCTCGACGATATATCGTCGAAACAACCCGAAGCAATTTAA